From the Streptomyces sp. SN-593 genome, the window GCCCCGTGGCCGGGGCGGTGAAGCTCTCAGGTTCTGATGACAGAGGGGGAGGCCGTACGGGTGCCCGTGACGGCACCCCCGAAGGTCGTCACAGACCAGGAGGCCCCCGAAGATGAGTGACCGCCGAACCACGCTCGCCGAGCTCGAGGCAGGCCGGCCCTTCGCCCGCCGCCACATCGGTCCCGACGTCGGGGCGCAGGCCAAGATGCTCGCCCAGGTGGGCTACGGCTCGCTGGACGAACTGACCGCCGCGGCCGTCCCCGACACCATCAGGAGCACCGGGGCGCTCGGCCTGCCCGCCGCCGTCACGGAGGCCGAGGCACTCGCCGAACTGCGGGCGCTCGCCGACCGCAACCAGGTGCTCACCCCGATGATCGGCCTGGGCTACTACGGCACCTTCACCCCGCCGGTCATCCTGCGCAACGTGCTGGAGAACCCCGCCTGGTACACCGCCTACACCCCGTACCAGCCGGAGATCTCGCAGGGCCGCCTCGAAGCGCTGCTGAACTTCCAGACCGTCGTCGCCGACCTCACCGGTCTGCCCACCTCGGGGGCCTCCCTGCTGGACGAGGGCACCGCGGCCGCCGAGGCGATGGCGCTGTCCCGCCGGGTCGGCAAGGTCAGGAACGGCGTCTACCTCGTCGATGCCGACACCTTCCCGCAGACCCTCGCGGTGATCCGCACCCGCGCCGAACCGACCGGCGTCGAGGTCGTCACCGCCGACCTGTCCGCGGGCATCCCCGCCGACGTCGCCAAGCGCGGCGTCACCGGGGTGCTGCTCCAGTACCCGGGCGCCTCGGGCGCCGTACGCGACCTGCGGCCGGTCATCGAGCAGGCGCACGACCTGGGTGCGATCGTCACCGTGGCCGCCGACCTGCTGGCGCTGACCCTGCTCACCCCGCCCGGCGAGCTCGGCGCGGACATCGCGGTCGGCACCACCCAGCGCTTCGGCGTCCCGATGGGCTTCGGCGGCCCGCACGCCGGCTACATGGCGGTCCGCGACTCCTACGCCCGCAACCTGCCGGGCCGGCTCGTCGGCGTCTCCGTCGACGCCGACGGCGACACCGCCTTCCGGCTGGCCCTCCAGACGCGCGAGCAGCACATCCGGCGCGAGAAGGCCACCAGCAACATCTGCACCGCCCAGGTGCTGCTCGCGGTGATGGCCGGCATGTACGCCGTCTACCACGGGCCCGACGGACTGGCCGCCATCGCGCGCCGCACCCACCGCTACGCCGCGGTGCTCGCCGCGGGCCTGCGCGCGGCCGGCGTCGAGGTCGTCGGGGACGCGTTCTTCGACACCCTGACCGCGAGGGTGCCGGGCCGGGCCGCCGACGTGGTGGCCGCCGCCCGCGCGGCCGGCGTCAACCTGCGGCAGACCGACGCCGACCACGTCGGCGTCGCCTGCGACGAGACCACCGACCGCGCCGCGCTGGCCGCGGTGCTCGCCGCGTTCGGCGCCGCCACCGTCGACCTCGACGCGCTCGACGACGCCACCGCCGACGCGCTGCCCGACGCGCTGCTGCGCACCGGCGACTACCTCACCCACCCGGTCTTCCACCGGCACCGCAGCGAGACCTCGATGCTGCGCTACCTGCGCCGCCTCGCGGACCGCGACTACGCCCTGGACCGCGGCATGATCCCGCTGGGCTCGTGCACCATGAAGCTCAACGCGACCACCGAGATGGAGCCGGTCACCTGGCCGGAGTTCGGCGCGCTGCACCCCTTCGCGCCCGCCGACCAGGCCGAGGGCTACCTCAGCCTGATCCACGGCCTGGAGGACCAGCTCGCCGAGATCACCGGCTACGACAAGGTCAGCCTCCAGCCGAACGCCGGATCGCAGGGCGAACTGGCCGGCCTGCTCGCGGTGCGCGCCTACCACCGCGCGAACGGCGACCTCGACCGCACGGTCTGCCTGATCCCGTCCTCCGCGCACGGCACCAACGCCGCCAGCGCCGTGATGGCCGGCATGAGCGTGGTCGTGGTCAAGACCCGCCAGGACGGCGACGTGGACGTCGACGACCTGCGCGCGAAGATCGAGCAGCACCGCGACCGGCTCGCCGTGCTGATGGTCACCTACCCCTCCACGCACGGCGTGTTCGAGGAGCACATCACCGACATCTGCGCGGCCGTGCACGACGCCGGCGGACAGGTCTACGTGGACGGCGCGAACCTCAACGCGCTGGTCGGGCTGGCCCGCCCGGGCCGGTTCGGCGCCGACGTGTCCCACCTGAACCTGCACAAGACGTTCTGCATCCCGCACGGCGGCGGCGGCCCCGGCGTCGGCCCGGTCGCGGTCCGCGCCCACCTCGCCCCGCACCTTCCCAACCACCCGCTCCAACCCGAGGCCGGCCCCGCCACCGGTGTCGGCCCGGTGTCGGCCGCGCCCTGGGGCTCGGCGGGCATCCTGCCGATCTCCTGGACGTACGTCCGGCTGATGGGCGCCGAGGGCCTCAAGCAGGCCACCCAGATCGCGGTGCTGAGCGCCAACTACGTCGCCAAGCGGCTGGAGGCGCACTACCCGGTGCTCTACACCGGTCCCGGCGGCCTCGTCGCCCACGAGTGCATCGTCGACCTGCGGCAGCTCACCCGGGAGACCGGCGTCAGCGTCGACGACGTGGCCAAGCGGCTGATCGACTACGGCTTCCACGCGCCGACGATGTCCTTCCCGGTGGCCGGCACCCTGATGATCGAGCCCACCGAGAGCGAGGACCTCGCCGAACTCGACCGGTTCTGCGAGGCGATGATCGCGATCCGCGGCGAGATCGACCGGGTCGGCGCGGGGGAGTGGCCGGCGGACGACAACCCGCTGCGCTCGGCCCCGCACACCGCGGCCGCGCTCGGCGGCGACTGGGACCACCCCTACAGCCGCCAGGAGGCCGTCTTCCCGGCCGGGGTGCACCCCGCGGACAAGTACTGGCCGCCGGTGCGCCGCATCGACGGGGCGTTCGGCGACCGCAACCTGGTGTGCTCCTGCCCCCCGCTGGACGCCTACGAGGGCTGATCCGCGCGGCGCCTCCGCGGGGCGCCGACGGGGCTCCGGAGACGGCGCCCTTCGACCGGGAAACGGTCGAAGGACGCCGTCGCGCGTGCGCGACCGGCCGGGCGGGCGATGCGCCCGGCACCAATGAGGAGCGCGCTCGTGAAATGCCTGCGGAATGCCGTCCGGGGAGCAAGACTGGGACCGGCCGCGCGAGAACGGGGGACCCACATGAGCCAGTCAGGCCACGCGACCGACCGCACCATTCACCTCTCGCAGCGAAAGACACCAGTGACCATGTGCCAGCACGAGCCGCAGTGCCCCACCGCCGACAGCCCCGACCGTGAGGCGGCCCTGATCGTGGCCCACCACCCGGAGCAGGGGTGGAGCCTGCTGTGCAACGGGGTGCTGCTCTTCGAGGACACCGGGGAGATCCTGCCCGACGGGCAGATCATCGCCCCGCACCGGCCGCTGGCCTCGGCGGGTGCCGCCACGGTCGTCTGACGGCGCGGCCGTGCCCGGCCTGCCCGCGCCGCAGGGGACGCGGGCCGACCGGGCACGGCTGGTTCCCCCGAGCGCTGGGCGCCCGGGAGAACGGGCCTCGTCCGGGTCCCTACGCGGGGGAGCCGGCCAGCGGCGGAGGCGCGAGCCACGCGCTGAGCAGCGGCGCCAGCTCGACGATCCGGTACACCCGGTGCGAGGCGATCCCCGGCGGTGCCGGGGCCAGCGGGATGACGAGGTCGGCCGGGTCCGGCTGGGCGGTGGCGGCGTCGGCGCGCGGCACCGAGTGCAGCCACAGCGCCATCATGTACCGGCTCGGCACCGAGAGCAGGTGCGGCTGGTAGGTGGCCGGCAGCGGCTCGGCCTGGCGCAGCGCCCGCTCGGTCGAGGCCAGGTAGGGACCCTCGGAGAAGCGTGAGAACACCCAGCCGTCGGGGGTCGCCACGGTCTCGCCCGCCGCGGCCACCCGGGCCCCCGCCCTGATATGGAACCGCCAGCCGGCCAGCCGCGCGTGAGGCAGGCCGCCGGGGACCGACGCCGGTTCGAACACGTGGACCGGCAGGGGGAGTTCGGCGTCCAGCGGGCCCTGCGCGGTGCGCAGGGCGGGGGTCCGGGCTTCCAGGACCGCGGTGGGCGAACTGAGCGCGGCCAGGACGCTCAACAGGGCGGGTGCGGGTGCAGGGGGGACAAGCAGCGGCATGGTGTTGTCGCCTCTCACTGGGAGACACGTGGTGCGGGCACAAAGCGGTGCGGGCGAGGTGCGGACGGCGCGGTCAGTACCCGGTGGGGGTTACTGCTCAAGCTCGCCCGGCGACGGCGGATACTCTGCCTCGTGCGCGGAGTTTATACGACGTGTGTTCGCTCCATGTTTCATCTACCCGCTGCCGGTATTACCCGCAAGGCGGTTATCCGCCTTCCTCCCCGGCTGCCCGGCCGGCATTCCCGCAGGGTATCGGACGGTTGCCCCCGATTTGCGCCCCGTACGGTCGGCCGGAAACATACGGTGGTATTCATCAGGATTTTACGCGCGTCCCTGCTCCGAATGTGCCACCGGTACATGACCACTGCCGGTCACTACGGCAAGCGTAGCGTGCACACCGGGTCCCGGGGGGCGTTATCGATCAGCCGGCTGGGCATCCTCCCGTGAGGACCCGCACGAGGAGGGACGCTTCGATGGGGGAGAAGGTCGTGGCCGGGGAGTTCGACCTGGCCGACCGGCGCATGTACCGGAACAAGCTCCAGCAGTGCCTGCTGGGGCTCGAGAGGCTGCTGGCGGAGCGGCGCTTCGACCGGCCGCGCAATCTCATGGGTCTGGAGATCGAATTGAATCTCGCGGATTCCGACGGACTGCCGCGCATGATGAACGAAGAGGTTCTGGAGCGCATCGCGAGCCGAGATTTCCAGACCGAGCTGGCGCAGTTCAACATTGAAGTGAACATCGCGCCGCACGCGCTTTCCGGCCGGGTCCTCGACCGGCTCGCCGAGGAACTGCGCACCGGTCTCGGCTACGCCGACCGGATGGCCGGGGAGGTCGGCGCGGGCATCGTGATGGTCGGAATCCTGCCCACCCTCCAGGCGCAGGACCTGGTCTCGGCGAACCTCTCCCGGGCCGACCGCTACACCCTGCTCAACGACCGGATCCTCGCCATGCGCGGCGAGGACATCACCCTGGACATCGAGGGCGTCGAGCACCTCGTCTACACCTCCGCCTCGATCGCGCCCGAGGCGGCCTGCACCTCCACGCAGATGCACCTCCAGGTCACCCCGGGCCGCTTCGGCCCGGCGTGGAACGCCGCCCAGGTGGTGTCCGCGCCGCAGGTCGCGATCGGCGCGAACTCGCCCTTCCTGTTCGGCCGCGAGCTGTGGCGCGAGACCCGCCCGCTGCTGTTCCAGCAGGCCACCGACGTGCGCCCGCAGGAGCTGCGGGCCCAGGGGGTGCGGCCGCTGACCTGGTTCGGTGAGCGGTGGATCGACTCCGCGGCGGACCTGTTCGCGGAGAACCTGCGCTACTTCCCCTCGCTGCTGCCGATCTGCGACGCGGAGGATCCGCTGCGGGTGCTCGACGAGGGCGGGGTGCCCCAACTGCGCGAGCTGACCCTGCACAACGGCACGATCTACCGCTGGAACCGCCCGGTCTACCAGGTCGTCGACGGCGTGCCGCACCTGCGGGTGGAGAACCGGGTGATGCCGGCCGGGCCGACCGTCGCCGACGTGATCGCGAACGCGGCGTTCTACTACGGCCTGGTCCGCGCGCTCGCCGAGGCGCCCCGGCCGATCTGGCAGCGGCTGCCCTTCGGCGCCGCCGCCGCGAACTTCGACGCCGCGTGCCGTGACGGTGTGGACGCGGTGCTGCACTGGCCGCGTCCGCGCGGCACCGCCCTCAGCCAGGTGCCGGCGACCGACCTGATCCGCGACGAGCTGCTGCCGCTGGCCGCGGCCGGGCTCGACGGCTGGGGCATCGACCCCGCCGACCGCGACCTCTACCTCGGCATCATCGAGCAGCGCTGCCGCCTCCGTACCAACGGGGCCCGCTGGCAGGCCGAGACGTTCCACCACTACCTCGGCCGCGGGCTGGACCGGCGTGCGGCGCTCGCCGCGATGACCCAGCGCTACCGGGCCCTGTCCACCGAGGGCTCCCCGGTGCACACCTGGCCGCTCCCGGACTGACCCGTCGGGCGGCGTCCGGGCAGGTCGCGGGACTGGGCAGGTCGCGGGGACCGGCCCGGTCGCGGGACCGCGGCCCAGCTTCGTGGCGTAGGCTCGCGCGGCACACGCAACGGCGCCGCGTGGGGGCGCGGCGGTGCGGTGGTAGGGCGGCGGGCGGGATCTTCGTATCGTGTCCACGACGACACGGGAGGACCGCGTGCAGGCACCAGTACAGGCACAGGCCGGGCAGCCGGGCCGGCCGCAGCCGCTGCTCGAGGAGCGGACGCTGCGCAGCGAGACGCTGATCGTGCTGGCGCTGTCCCTCGGCGCCAGCGGCGTCTCCGCGGTGATCAGCTTCATCGGGTCGGTGACGCGGCCGGGCGCGCTGAAGGACCAGGCCGCCACGCTGGTCGGCTCGCAGGCCCCCGGCCGCCCCTGGCTCGACCTGGCCTGGCAGGTCTTCGCCATCGCCACGGCGCTCGCCCCGGTCGCGCTGGTCGCGCACCTGTTGGCGCGCGAGCGGGTCGGGATGCCCGCGCTCGGCTTCGACCTCACCCGCCCGCGCCGCGACCTGGCGTGGGGGGCGCTGGTCGCGGCGGTGATCGGCGGCACCGGACTCGCCTTCTACCTGGGCGCGCGGGCCGCCGGCTTCAACCTCACGGTGGTGCCGGAGTCGTTGCCGGACGTGTGGTGGCGCATCCCGGTGCTGGTCGCCTCCGCCGTGCAGAACGCGGTGCTCGAAGAGGTCATCGTGGTCGGCTACCTGCTGCGCCGGCTCGACCAGTTGAAGTGGTCACCGACCGCCGCGCTCGTCGCCAGCGCGGTGCTGCGCGGGTCGTACCACCTGTACCAGGGCATCGGCGGCATGGTCGGCAACATGGCGATGG encodes:
- the gcvP gene encoding aminomethyl-transferring glycine dehydrogenase, giving the protein MSDRRTTLAELEAGRPFARRHIGPDVGAQAKMLAQVGYGSLDELTAAAVPDTIRSTGALGLPAAVTEAEALAELRALADRNQVLTPMIGLGYYGTFTPPVILRNVLENPAWYTAYTPYQPEISQGRLEALLNFQTVVADLTGLPTSGASLLDEGTAAAEAMALSRRVGKVRNGVYLVDADTFPQTLAVIRTRAEPTGVEVVTADLSAGIPADVAKRGVTGVLLQYPGASGAVRDLRPVIEQAHDLGAIVTVAADLLALTLLTPPGELGADIAVGTTQRFGVPMGFGGPHAGYMAVRDSYARNLPGRLVGVSVDADGDTAFRLALQTREQHIRREKATSNICTAQVLLAVMAGMYAVYHGPDGLAAIARRTHRYAAVLAAGLRAAGVEVVGDAFFDTLTARVPGRAADVVAAARAAGVNLRQTDADHVGVACDETTDRAALAAVLAAFGAATVDLDALDDATADALPDALLRTGDYLTHPVFHRHRSETSMLRYLRRLADRDYALDRGMIPLGSCTMKLNATTEMEPVTWPEFGALHPFAPADQAEGYLSLIHGLEDQLAEITGYDKVSLQPNAGSQGELAGLLAVRAYHRANGDLDRTVCLIPSSAHGTNAASAVMAGMSVVVVKTRQDGDVDVDDLRAKIEQHRDRLAVLMVTYPSTHGVFEEHITDICAAVHDAGGQVYVDGANLNALVGLARPGRFGADVSHLNLHKTFCIPHGGGGPGVGPVAVRAHLAPHLPNHPLQPEAGPATGVGPVSAAPWGSAGILPISWTYVRLMGAEGLKQATQIAVLSANYVAKRLEAHYPVLYTGPGGLVAHECIVDLRQLTRETGVSVDDVAKRLIDYGFHAPTMSFPVAGTLMIEPTESEDLAELDRFCEAMIAIRGEIDRVGAGEWPADDNPLRSAPHTAAALGGDWDHPYSRQEAVFPAGVHPADKYWPPVRRIDGAFGDRNLVCSCPPLDAYEG
- a CDS encoding DUF5999 family protein gives rise to the protein MCQHEPQCPTADSPDREAALIVAHHPEQGWSLLCNGVLLFEDTGEILPDGQIIAPHRPLASAGAATVV
- a CDS encoding glutamate--cysteine ligase, which gives rise to MGEKVVAGEFDLADRRMYRNKLQQCLLGLERLLAERRFDRPRNLMGLEIELNLADSDGLPRMMNEEVLERIASRDFQTELAQFNIEVNIAPHALSGRVLDRLAEELRTGLGYADRMAGEVGAGIVMVGILPTLQAQDLVSANLSRADRYTLLNDRILAMRGEDITLDIEGVEHLVYTSASIAPEAACTSTQMHLQVTPGRFGPAWNAAQVVSAPQVAIGANSPFLFGRELWRETRPLLFQQATDVRPQELRAQGVRPLTWFGERWIDSAADLFAENLRYFPSLLPICDAEDPLRVLDEGGVPQLRELTLHNGTIYRWNRPVYQVVDGVPHLRVENRVMPAGPTVADVIANAAFYYGLVRALAEAPRPIWQRLPFGAAAANFDAACRDGVDAVLHWPRPRGTALSQVPATDLIRDELLPLAAAGLDGWGIDPADRDLYLGIIEQRCRLRTNGARWQAETFHHYLGRGLDRRAALAAMTQRYRALSTEGSPVHTWPLPD
- a CDS encoding CPBP family intramembrane glutamic endopeptidase, producing MQAPVQAQAGQPGRPQPLLEERTLRSETLIVLALSLGASGVSAVISFIGSVTRPGALKDQAATLVGSQAPGRPWLDLAWQVFAIATALAPVALVAHLLARERVGMPALGFDLTRPRRDLAWGALVAAVIGGTGLAFYLGARAAGFNLTVVPESLPDVWWRIPVLVASAVQNAVLEEVIVVGYLLRRLDQLKWSPTAALVASAVLRGSYHLYQGIGGMVGNMAMGVVFVLLYRRWGRIGPLVAAHSLIDTVAFVGYALLAGKVGWLPTG